The following are from one region of the Sorghum bicolor cultivar BTx623 chromosome 2, Sorghum_bicolor_NCBIv3, whole genome shotgun sequence genome:
- the LOC8054611 gene encoding uncharacterized protein LOC8054611: MMNFIAADGSWFEPTRTAGDPPPATAMLRRLPHLVRAASQSQLPSLIHHGNCRLLLLSTSPAPFSLEAYLVSSCGLTGAQARSASKKALAQASKLSERAFNDLSSTRLHPGFDPDAVLALLSSIGLSRADIADVVAADPLVLRSRVEKLEPRILALRDRVGLSVPQIARFLVVGSWALRNCGDVAPKIQFFVSLYGSFDQLLVVMKRNGTLLAMDVGRVIKPNIALLLQCGLSVRDIAQLCSRTAWLLAFSLERVKELVLRAEELGVPRSSGMFKHALGTVACTTKENCAARLDFLKSSLGCTKSEVATAVSKKPTILGISDEILLRKIHFLINVVGLDPQSILQRPILLTFSLEKRLVPRHCVMKALLAKGLLEGNVSFYTFSLIGEETFRLKFVEPHKDSVPGLADAYATARGGSVPP; encoded by the coding sequence CTTCCCTCCCTTATCCACCATGGCAactgccgcctcctcctcctttcCACCTCCCCCGCCCCTTTCTCCCTCGAGGCGTACCTCGTGTCCTCCTGCGGCCTCACCGGAGCCCAGGCCAGGAGCGCGTCCAAGAAGGCGCTCGCCCAGGCATCCAAGTTGTCCGAGAGGGCATTCAACGATCTCTCCTCCACCCGCCTCCACCCCGGCTTCGACCCCGACGCCGTCCTCGCCCTGCTCTCCAGCATCGGCCTCTCCCGCGCCGACATCGCCGACGTTGTCGCCGCCGACCCGCTGGTCCTCCGGTCCCGGGTGGAGAAACTCGAGCCGCGCATCCTCGCCCTCCGCGACCGCGTCGGCCTGTCCGTTCCCCAGATCGCCCGCTTCCTCGTGGTCGGTTCCTGGGCGCTCCGCAACTGCGGTGACGTCGCGCCCAAGATCCAGTTCTTCGTCTCCTTGTACGGCTCGTTCGATCAGTTGCTAGTGGTCATGAAGAGGAACGGAACACTTCTTGCCATGGACGTTGGTAGGGTGATCAAACCCAACATCGCCTTGCTTCTCCAGTGTGGCCTAAGTGTTCGAGATATTGCCCAGCTGTGTTCGAGGACGGCCTGGCTGCTTGCGTTCAGCCTGGAGCGTGTGAAAGAGCTCGTGCTGCGCGCGGAAGAGCTTGGGGTGCCCCGCAGCTCGGGAATGTTCAAGCATGCGTTGGGTACTGTAGCCTGTACGACCAAAGAGAACTGTGCTGCCAGGCTTGACTTCTTGAAGAGTAGTCTTGGCTGCACCAAGAGTGAAGTTGCCACTGCTGTGTCCAAGAAGCCAACCATTTTAGGAATATCTGACGAAATTCTTCTCCGGAAGATTCACTTCTTGATCAACGTGGTTGGACTGGATCCACAGTCCATTTTGCAAAGGCCTATCCTCCTCACATTCAGCCTGGAGAAGCGACTAGTGCCCCGCCATTGTGTCATGAAGGCCCTGCTGGCAAAGGGATTGCTCGAGGGAAATGTCAGCTTTTACACATTTTCTCTAATTGGAGAGGAGACTTTCAGATTGAAGTTTGTCGAGCCTCACAAGGACTCTGTTCCTGGGCTTGCAGATGCTTATGCCACTGCCCGTGGTGGCAGTGTGCCCCCATAG
- the LOC110432730 gene encoding uncharacterized protein LOC110432730, with the protein MAECHSTSTPVDSRAKLSATEGAPVADPTAYRSLVGSLQYLTLTYPDLAYAVQQACLFMHDPREPHLALIKRILRYMKGTLSAGLPIGTGPVDKLIAYSDADWAGCPDSRRSKSGFCVFLGDSLVSWSSKRQTNVSRSSAEAEYRAVAHVVAECSNPVHHRRTKHIEIDIHFVREKVALGEVRVLHVSSKYQFADVMTKGLPVQLFEDFRSSLCLRIPDASTVGG; encoded by the exons ATGGCCGAGTGTCACTCAACATCAACACCTGTTGACTCTCGTGCCAAGCTCTCTGCCACGGAGGGTGCTCCCGTCGCCGACCCCACCGCGTACCGAAGTCTTGTGGGCTCTCTTCAGTACTTGACGCTCACCTACCCCGACCTGGCATATGCTGTGCAGCAAGCGTGCCTGTTCATGCATGACCCGCGTGAGCCTCACCTCGCGCTGATCAAGCGCATTCTTCGGTACATGAAGGGCACGCTATCGGCTGGTCTTCCTATTGGCACTGGACCTGTTGACAAGCTGATTGCATACTCCGATGCTGACTGGGCAGGGTGTCCAGACTCCCGCCGCTCCAAATCAGGCTTCTGTGTCTTCCTCGGCGACAGTCTGGTGTCCTGGTCCTCCAAACGGCAAACTAACGTCTCACGGTCTAGTGCGGAGGCCGAGTACCGGGCTGTTGCTCATGTGGTCGCAGAATGTT CCAACCCGGTCCACCATCGCCGTACCAAGCACATCGAGATTGACATCCACTTCGTCCGTGAGAAGGTGGCTCTCGGTGAGGTTCGAGTTCTCCATGTGTCGTCCAAGTATCAGTTCGCTGATGTGATGACAAAAGGCCTGCCAGTTCAGCTATTTGAGGATTTCCGGTCCAGTCTCTGCCTCCGGATTCCTGACGCTTCGACTGTGGGAGGCTGA
- the LOC110432731 gene encoding uncharacterized protein LOC110432731: MYYLYTQHIYMVTPHVGCVVFLHGHLNETVYCQQPPGFVDPAAPDHVCLLQKSLYGLKQAPRAWHQRFSGFIQRSGFTASTSDTSLFVYKVGADIAYLLLYVDDIILTASSTSLLRRLTELLHSEFAMTNLGDLHHFLGISVMRSADGLFLSQHQYAVDLLQCTGMTECHSTATPVDTYAKLSATDGAPVADATQYRSLAGALQYLTLTRPDLAYAVQQVCLFMHDPREPHLAMLKRVLRYVKGTLSTGLHIGTGSITSLTAYSNADWAGCPDSRRSTSG, from the coding sequence ATGTATTACCTGTATactcagcatatatatatggtcACCCCCCATGTTGGGTGTGTGGTCTTTCTTCACGGCCATCTGAACGAGACCGTCTACTGCCAGCAGCCGCCCGGCTTCGTCGACCCGGCGGCCCCCGACCACGTTTGTCTCCTGCAGAAGTCCTTGTACGGACTCAAGCAGGCGCCCAGGGCGTGGCACCAGCGGTTCTCCGGCTTCATTCAGCGGTCCGGCTTCACTGCTTCGACCTCCGACACGTCCCTctttgtttacaaagtgggtgcCGACATCGCCTACTTGCTgctctacgtcgacgacatcatcCTGACAGCCTCGTCGACTTCGCTCCTTCGTCGCCTCACCGAGCTTCTTCACTCCGAATTCGCCATGACAAATCTCGGGGATCTCCATCACTTCCTCGGGATATCTGTCATGCGTTCTGCTGACGGTCTCTTCCTATCACAGCACCAGTATGCTGTGGACCTGCTCCAGTGCACCGGCATGACTGAGTGCCATTCCACGGCTACTCCGGTTGACACTTATGCCAAACTCTCTGCTACAGACGGCGCACCGGTGGCGGATGCCACTCAGTACCGTAGCCTTGCTGGTGCGCTACAGTACCTCACGCTGACTCGTCCGGACCTCGCTTATGCAGTTCAGCAGGTTTGCCTCTTCATGCATGACCCGCGCGAGCCTCATCTTGCGATGCTCAAGCGTGTCCTACGGTATGTCAAGGGCACCCTCtccactggacttcatattgGCACAGGCAGCATCACCAGCTTGACTGCCTACTCCAACGCTGATTGGGCTGGATGTCCCGACTCTCGGCGCTCCACTTCTGGCTAA